Genomic segment of Populus nigra chromosome 6, ddPopNigr1.1, whole genome shotgun sequence:
CAGAAAAGGAATCTCAGAGTCAGTCCTATTATGTTCATTGGATTGCTCCAGCCTAATCATATCCTCAAATGCCTAATCATATCCTCAAATTTTCTGGGctttgagtttctttttttaggCATAAAGTTGTGTGAAAGaagatttgattatttataaggaatgcttttttaaaaaaaatttggaacttTAAATATTTACACAACATTGTAATTAAACATgaatcataacaaaaacaaaacaaaaatcattaaaatcctAAAATAGACCTTTTAGAGGCTGGAGATAGCTTGAGGAGACTGCTACATGGTGCTGGAAATGGAGAAACAGTGGCGGCGTCTGGGTTCCACGCGCCACTGTCACTGTCAGCGTGTGGTTACACGCATCACTGTTGGTGAACTGGAAAACAAGGTGGATTTAAAGcggcttcttcttctcttccttcttgTGCTTGTGGTGGCTCTCACCATGACCTGCAACTAAAAGAAATCACACAGGCAGTTACTTTGTCTTTTTTAGATATGTTTCTTTCTCTGCTGAAAATAATGGTCACGGTTAAAATTAAGGGAGGGAGTGGCTGCTATTTGAGCTCGCGGGTTGCTGGAGGGAAAGATGGCGAATTGTTATTGTTAAGGGTTAGTGACTAACATCTATTGTTGCTGTGGGGTTCAGTTTTGGCAGTTATTAATGGTGCTTGTATGGCATAGTGGAAAtcgtaaagaagaagaagctattATGTCTCGACCACCGTGGGGATGGGGACTTGATGGCGTTGGTCGTGGGTGAGTTGCGGTCAAAAGTGGATGGCTAGAtcgattgttttttatgttgttggacAGTGGAGAAGAAACAGAGGCATCGCATGTGGGGGCTGATGATGTTGTCGTAGTCATCCGTGGTTGGTGTTGTTGAAGTCGAAGAGACTATTGATTGCTATACATGGTAGATGCTTTTGTTGTATCTCTTAGTGGAAAATGGGTGCTGCTCATAGTGGTTGGTTCCAATAGTGGTAGCGAGTTGGAGGAAGGGGAAGCTGTAAAAGGTGTTGGCAATGATGGCCAGTGATGGGTCAGACGGTGATATGAGAATGTTGATTTACTTTGATTAGTGctactacaaaaataaaagcagCTAGGTTTGGTTCTTTTACGGTGAGAAATGAGGGGAGGTTGACTTGTTATTGAGCTTACAATGGTATATGTTGGTTTTTCAGGTCTGCTGGAGTGAAGAGGGAGAGCTttgtagagtttttttttttagttttttttgtaatggacaccccccccccccccccttgtGTGAGTTAAACACCCTTATAtcagttatcttttttttcaattgcttgGTGCAACCTAAATTCacatttgttttcttcctttggGTATCTttgtccaaatttttttttgtattttagttttaaaaaaagagacaatATTAACGCTAactcaaatgagaaaaatcaacaattttaaaaatgacatctTAAATGCGAACGCGttgtaaagaaatttaaaatttaaattattttgatatgacgCTAAAAATGctgaaaataacataaacacatcaagaatatatttttgattttttgtatgttgaaagtatttagaaaaacaagggGTCAAAAATTGGGCTATAACAatatagttatttaaaaaaaaacatgttattaaattttagaaactcCATGGGCATGTGGAAGGGTTTAGcaattttaacttttctttttaatttttttttaaattcatttttcttattttataattcaatattgagctaattaagaattgagtttcataattttttttgttttgttttttatgaagttatcatagtctttaaaaaattttcagtATTGGTTTGATGCTTGATTTTAcaatagtttatttttgttttcatatagttaaataaaaaataattttgaaaaaaaacaagctattaatGCCAATGGAGTCCATTACCCGGTTTATGGGTTTGACATGTTGACCTGGGTTACTCGGTTTATGGGTTTAGTGAGTTTATCCATCAAACCtctgatatgtttttttttagtttatggccctttgatttttctaattatttttttaatttctttcttcttcaatattaaattggttgagaaatgaaacttatggtttattttattttttactttctataaggttatcatgaccatagttttgaaacccgactcGACGGGTCGGCTTGGGACCCGGCTGACCCGGGGTTGGAACCGGGCCGggtttaggaaaaaaattagaaaagtgaAAAACCCAGCTGCCCCGGCAAGACCCGGTGTCAACCCgttgactatttatttttttaaccaaaacgacgtcgttttgatttatatatataaaaaagagttgaCTTGGTGACCGGTCAAAACCTGGTGACCCAGGCAAAACCACTAACCTAGGCCTTGATTCGGGTCGACCACTGGGCCagttttaaaaactatgatcatGACCTTAAATAAACATCTTTTTAGGATTGGTGCTCGATTTTgcaaacatataattttatcaaaaaattaaacaaaaataatttacaaaaacaataaagttattaaactcattgaAATCCATGACCCAGGTCGCAGGGTGACCGAGGTTGATCCAATTTGATATTgtctcaatatgaaaaaaaattatcgttttaattttaaaaaaaaatatgtcatgtTTTTACTGGTCTTGCAAGTTATCTTTGGACccattaaattgaatgatttaCTTTGAATCAACTCCCACgcagtttaatttgaaactaaagTTGGGCAAGAAGCCGAGTTGATAAGTTTCAAGATCAAGTCGcttgaataaatttaatgatactgTCAAAAATTATCTatacttttcatatttttttagtttggaaaAAGATAGTCCAACTCGTAGCGAAGCGTGAGCGAATGTATTAGTGATATATTCAAACAAGACAAaagaagaataaagaagaataattttatcaaaaaattaaacaaaaataatttagaaaaacaacaaagttattaaactcattgaAATTCATGACCCAGGTCGCAGGGTGACCGAGGTTGATCCAATTTGATATCGTctcagtataaaaaaaattatcgttttaatttttttttaaagatatgtCATGTTTTTATTGGTCATGCTAGCTTTGGACCTATGAAATTGAATGATTTACTTTGAATCAACTCCTACgcagtttaatttgaaactaaagTTGGGCAAGAAGCCGAGTTGACAAGTTTCAAGATCAAGTCGcttgaataaatttaataatactgCCAAAAAATATCTatacttttcatatttttttagtttagaaaaagaTAGTCCAACCCGTAGTGAAGCGTGAGCGAATGTATTAGTGATATATTGAAACAAGACAAAAGACGAAGAAAGaagaataattttatcaaaaaattaaacaaaaataatttagaaaaacaacaaagttattaaactcattgaAATTCATGACCCAGGTCATAGGGTGACCGAGGTTAATCCAATTTGATATCgtctcaatatataaaaaaattattgttttaattttaaaaaaaatatatgtcatgtttttactgatcatgcaagTTATCTTTTGACCCATTAAATTGTATGATTTACTTTGAAACAACTCCTACgcagtttaatttgaaactaaagTTAGGCAAAAAGCCGAGttgataaatttcaaaattaagttgcttgattaaatttaatgatactactaaaaaattatttatacttctaatatttttgtagtttaaaaaaaaatagatcaactTGTAACAAAGCGTGAACAAATGTATTAGTGATATattaaaacaagacaaaaagaataattatagtaCATTTCATGACATCGTGTGATGAAGAATGTGAGGAAAACTAGAGTTTTCAATCCATAAAATTACAACCTGTcagggaaataaataaaattttatgatatttcataaaaaatttagattaattttttaaaaaaaataaaccgatCATCTATATTTATACTAGTTTTAGATCCAGAATCACTATAGAAaagaattcataataaaaatttacttaACTAATACATTTCATCTAGCAGGATTATCCATCATGTCGGTGCTACTGAGAATCGAGATCATGCAGAGAGAAACCATCAAACCATCCTCTCCAACGCCCCTTCACTTAAGAAGTCTCAAGCTCTCTCTTCTGGACCAGTTCATGCCAGTAGTTCACATTCCACTGCTGCTATTTTACCCCAGGAATGGAAACGACACAGATCACCTTGCCAAAGCCACGGAAAGGTCACTGCTACTAAAGACCTCACTGTCTGAAGCCTTGACTCATTTTTATCCATTCGCAGGCAGACTCAAAGACAATTCGTCCATTGAATGTGATGACCATGGGGCTGAATATATCGAGGCTCGAATCCATTGTATTCTCTCTGATATTCTCAAAAGGCTTGATACTGAAGTGCTAAAACAAATCCTGCCTGCAGCTATAAGTGAACCAGCCACGGCCAGGGATAGTCAATTAATTGTCCAAGCTAGTTTCTTTGATTGTGGTGGCTTGGCAATTGGCGTgaatctttctcacaaggttgcAGATGCAGCCACGCTAACATCATTCATCAAGTGCTGGGCTGCAACCGCTCGCAGGTCGAGTACTGAGGTGGTGATCAGCCCAGTGTTTATGGGTGCTTCTATTTTCCCACAAATGGATTTACCAATCTCAATGCTTCCAGTACTAGATTTGATTCAAGGAGAGTCTGTCATGAAAAGGTTTGTGTTTGAAGCTCCCAAAATTACTGCTCTCAAAGCGAAAGCCATCAGTGCAAGCGTGCCAGATCCAACACGGGTGGAATCTGTAACAGCGTTGTAGGGACAGCCGAAGCTGTCAGTGGTACTGAAACTGCTTGTGTTATTAGGGCTGCTGGAGCTACTGTACTAGGTATAGACTCGATCACGGCTTTAACTATCTAGGCAATTAAGACGGGGTCCGTAACAAGAGTAGGGGCTACTGCCGGTGCTGCTGATGCTGCTCTCTGTTCTTGCGGTCCAGCTCTCTCAGGTGGTAAATTCCCAGCTTGAATAGAACCAACCCCAGCCTGGAGTCTAGATGACTCCTCAACACTTGGCTATTAAGATGTTGACAGTATAAGCGAAGCAGTGTCCTTTAAAGGATCCTCCCGCTGCCTATCAGCAAATCTCGTATCCTGATCTCTCCCCCTCACTAAAAAGGGATTAGTAGCCACACATTTTCTCGTCTGTACTATCCTGAAATAATCTAACAATCATAaggtttttatttcaatatccTAAACCCTAGAGGCTCTAATATCAAAAtgtaacatttttatttttgaaaccaatacattaatcataaaaaataaaacatgataaattttttttactttattttctttgttgaactcatataaaatttattaaaatttctatCGAAATTTTGGCAGAGTCTCCACTATACCGGAAGGTCAAAGTTATCGACAAATCATTTATACacatcttgtatttatttttcatacacaTTCCAATCATTCTAAGTCTCAAACTGTAGCACCCCaaacttttaacataaaaaatcacacaattatcaagttataaaaatgagaagaatcccagggagtttttttttaaattaagagatAACTATTAATTAACCATCGTAATTGCATTCATACATTAGCATAATGAAGATTCCAAATTTCAAATTACtaattaaagttttaacaaGATAGTACTACATAACTTTATACATACAAATTAGAAGTATTATCCCAGTTCGTGGGTTTAGcggtgatttttctttttattaattgaactCGATTATgtgatcatttatttttctttttatcatatatgTTGCAAGTGTGAGGCGTCGCAAAGCTC
This window contains:
- the LOC133697297 gene encoding vinorine synthase-like, producing MSVLLRIEIMQRETIKPSSPTPLHLRSLKLSLLDQFMPVVHIPLLLFYPRNGNDTDHLAKATERSLLLKTSLSEALTHFYPFAGRLKDNSSIECDDHGAEYIEARIHCILSDILKRLDTEVLKQILPAAISEPATARDSQLIVQASFFDCGGLAIGVNLSHKVADAATLTSFIKCWAATARRSSTEVVISPVFMGASIFPQMDLPISMLPVLDLIQGESVMKRFVFEAPKITALKAKAISASVPDPTRVESAIKTGSVTRVGATAGAADAALCSCGPALSGGKFPA